A part of Bacteroidia bacterium genomic DNA contains:
- a CDS encoding SUF system NifU family Fe-S cluster assembly protein, whose product MSHSLYHPTILHHNDHPVRYEKMPDADRVVEAYNQFCGDQFFLYIKFEGEVIADASFHGYGCALSKASASLLVSLLPGMDKRTFEKLHQPFQALVSPEANFPQPTDLPEPLFVFQAARDFPARKKCVLLTWDELSRQWK is encoded by the coding sequence ATGTCCCACTCTCTCTACCATCCCACGATCCTCCACCACAATGACCATCCGGTAAGGTATGAAAAAATGCCCGACGCCGACCGCGTGGTTGAAGCCTACAACCAGTTTTGCGGGGATCAGTTTTTCCTGTATATCAAATTTGAAGGTGAAGTGATTGCGGATGCTTCTTTTCATGGCTATGGCTGCGCCCTGTCCAAAGCTTCGGCTTCTCTGCTGGTATCGCTGCTGCCGGGAATGGATAAAAGGACATTTGAAAAACTTCATCAGCCTTTCCAGGCGCTGGTTTCACCGGAAGCAAATTTCCCCCAACCCACCGATCTTCCGGAACCGCTGTTTGTTTTTCAGGCAGCCAGGGATTTCCCCGCCCGCAAAAAATGTGTACTCCTGACCTGGGATGAACTGAGCAGGCAATGGAAATAA
- a CDS encoding M48 family metalloprotease: MKDIQVSQEFRTGVVKAVLAILMFFVVYILLVLLSIAMTVLCGYLGIWLIISFPSIIALLGGIGLISLGILILIFLIKFLFTTREVELDDWVEISKEEQPGLFELVDGLVKESGTDFPGKIYVSSQVGASVFYDSSFWSMFFPIKKNLHIGLGLVNSVTIEELRAILAHEFGHFSQKSMRLGSFVYNVNRVIYNLVFENESYNKLIERWANISGYFSIFVSLAVYIIRGIQWLLKKTYEVVNLSYLNLSREMEFHADAVAVSVTGGSQFRSGLLRVPFAEHAYNSVLQFYDLKVKDGIKSKNLLEEQFFVMDFLGKEIGLDFENHLPQINLDNLNKYNQSKLVIKDQWASHPAIEDRIAAIGKLDSGEKLLISPPANELFSHLGKIQELVTTLIFSSVNYSQKPSDNSLEDFIRDFVEVHEKNSFDKIYNGFYSDRIPVLFDVDSIDYSQSAFAFEELFAEDKLKMVYSAKEIEQNIRFFTAVMNKEIKIKSFDYDGVKYGAKDSRMLKKKLENELTELNNLLAQHDKDIFIFFCHLAQSQGLDSILKDKYKCYFTYDQELDQKLEFISELMKLASFMHQETQVEAIKTNMIELKRMENSRLKPDIEQMLGNELLQQEITPEIRETLEKYISKDWVYFRSPDYFEDYIEMFFDAVRYYQFLLLRTYFLLKKDLLHYQRQLLPSTDIAA; this comes from the coding sequence ATGAAAGATATTCAGGTTTCCCAAGAGTTTAGAACAGGTGTTGTGAAAGCGGTCCTGGCGATTTTAATGTTTTTTGTAGTATATATTCTGCTTGTCCTGCTATCAATAGCAATGACGGTTTTATGTGGTTATCTGGGCATTTGGCTAATCATCTCATTTCCCAGCATCATAGCCCTTCTCGGTGGGATTGGTTTAATAAGTTTAGGGATTCTAATATTGATTTTCCTGATAAAATTTTTATTCACAACCAGGGAAGTTGAACTTGATGACTGGGTAGAAATCAGTAAAGAAGAGCAACCTGGGTTGTTTGAACTTGTTGACGGTTTGGTGAAAGAATCAGGAACTGATTTCCCCGGCAAAATCTATGTATCAAGTCAGGTAGGTGCTTCAGTCTTTTATGATTCCAGTTTCTGGAGTATGTTTTTTCCGATAAAAAAGAACCTACATATTGGTCTGGGGTTGGTTAATTCTGTAACAATTGAAGAGTTAAGAGCGATTCTTGCTCACGAGTTTGGCCATTTTTCGCAAAAAAGCATGCGTTTGGGAAGTTTTGTGTACAATGTAAACCGGGTGATTTATAATCTGGTATTTGAAAACGAGTCATACAATAAACTGATCGAGCGTTGGGCCAATATAAGTGGATATTTTTCGATTTTTGTTTCTCTGGCTGTATATATAATTCGTGGGATTCAATGGTTACTAAAAAAGACCTACGAAGTGGTTAATCTCAGCTATTTGAATTTATCCAGAGAAATGGAGTTTCATGCAGATGCAGTTGCTGTCAGTGTGACGGGGGGAAGCCAGTTTAGATCCGGATTATTGCGTGTGCCTTTTGCAGAGCATGCGTATAATTCTGTCTTGCAGTTCTACGACCTAAAAGTTAAAGATGGAATTAAAAGTAAAAACCTGCTTGAAGAACAATTCTTTGTCATGGATTTCTTAGGAAAGGAAATTGGGCTGGATTTTGAAAATCATTTACCCCAAATTAACCTAGACAATCTGAATAAATACAACCAGTCAAAACTTGTCATCAAAGACCAATGGGCATCTCATCCAGCAATAGAAGATAGAATTGCAGCAATAGGGAAACTGGATTCTGGAGAAAAATTACTGATATCCCCGCCCGCCAACGAACTTTTTTCTCATCTTGGTAAGATTCAGGAACTTGTTACAACGCTGATCTTTTCTTCTGTAAACTACTCCCAAAAACCTTCTGATAATAGTTTGGAAGATTTTATCAGAGATTTTGTCGAAGTGCATGAAAAAAACTCATTTGATAAAATATACAATGGCTTTTATAGCGACAGGATACCGGTTTTATTTGATGTAGATAGTATTGACTATAGTCAGTCTGCATTTGCTTTTGAAGAGCTTTTTGCTGAAGATAAACTGAAAATGGTGTATTCTGCAAAAGAGATTGAGCAAAATATCAGGTTTTTCACGGCAGTTATGAACAAAGAAATCAAAATTAAAAGCTTTGATTATGACGGTGTTAAATATGGTGCGAAAGACAGCAGAATGCTCAAAAAGAAGCTGGAAAATGAGTTGACAGAGCTGAATAATTTGCTTGCCCAACACGATAAGGATATCTTCATCTTTTTCTGCCACCTTGCCCAAAGCCAAGGACTGGACTCCATTCTGAAAGATAAATATAAATGCTACTTTACCTATGATCAGGAACTTGACCAGAAGCTTGAGTTTATTTCTGAACTGATGAAATTGGCTTCATTCATGCATCAAGAGACGCAAGTTGAAGCAATTAAGACAAATATGATCGAGCTGAAGAGAATGGAAAATAGTAGGCTAAAGCCCGATATTGAGCAGATGCTTGGGAACGAATTGCTCCAACAGGAAATTACTCCAGAGATTAGGGAAACGCTCGAAAAATATATTTCCAAAGACTGGGTTTATTTCAGGAGTCCGGATTATTTTGAGGATTATATTGAAATGTTTTTCGACGCAGTAAGGTATTACCAGTTTCTGTTATTGCGGACTTACTTTTTGCTGAAAAAAGACTTACTTCATTATCAAAGGCAATTGCTTCCTTCCACCGACATAGCAGCTTAA
- a CDS encoding FAD-dependent oxidoreductase, whose product MRISKWVTLWILILFLSCTSTDGPVVQTDIFILSGSEAGFTAAIQAARMGKSVVLVEPTGHPGGMMVEGIVKDIRFGSSVVIGGIAREVYTALEAHYGREPRFGDFDWYSPYEPSVAEDIIEDFLAREKNITLIRNTRIRENKGVKKDGASIRSVVLENGMEVRAKVFIDASVEGHLLHFAGVTTETIREGNAKYDETKNGIQIKNDYRQFSVNVDPYIVPGDPESGLIPTIQPGKIGENGAPDKYIQGFCFRLCLTRDSANVIPVLKPQNYNPQTYEIYRRYLKAGGQLFSPSANRENGKTDLGSWHDLSANLYGENWRYPSGNYATQDSIVRYHRDFTQGLIWFLQNDPAVDSLTRANWAGWGLSKDEFTDNGGWPRRLYIRSARRMVSDYVITEHHTRRENPKVADDVVAIAWWPPDTHHARRIVKDGFAYNEGFVFGGNDWRPFPISWRALIPRRSECTNLITPTCPSSSYVAYGAIRILPTFMILGQSAGSAAAMVADENIPVQELDYSLLRERLLDDGQILVIPPDWLRYVMSEG is encoded by the coding sequence ATGCGGATATCGAAATGGGTAACTCTCTGGATTTTAATCCTCTTCCTCTCCTGCACCTCAACCGATGGGCCGGTCGTTCAAACCGACATCTTCATCCTCAGCGGCAGCGAAGCGGGTTTTACTGCCGCCATTCAGGCGGCGCGGATGGGCAAGTCGGTCGTGCTTGTCGAACCTACCGGCCACCCCGGCGGTATGATGGTTGAAGGGATTGTAAAAGATATTCGCTTTGGTAGCTCGGTCGTTATTGGTGGCATCGCCAGAGAGGTATATACCGCACTCGAAGCGCATTATGGCCGCGAACCCCGGTTCGGGGATTTTGACTGGTATTCGCCTTACGAACCTTCCGTCGCCGAAGACATTATTGAGGATTTCCTCGCCCGCGAAAAAAATATCACCCTCATCCGAAATACCCGTATCCGGGAAAATAAGGGGGTGAAAAAAGACGGGGCCTCCATTCGCAGTGTCGTGCTCGAAAACGGAATGGAAGTTCGTGCCAAAGTATTCATCGATGCCTCGGTCGAAGGGCATCTCCTGCATTTTGCGGGGGTAACTACCGAAACCATCCGCGAAGGCAATGCCAAATACGACGAAACTAAAAACGGCATACAGATCAAAAATGATTACCGCCAGTTTTCGGTAAATGTCGATCCCTATATTGTTCCCGGTGATCCTGAGAGTGGGCTTATTCCGACCATTCAGCCGGGTAAAATCGGCGAAAATGGTGCGCCGGACAAATATATTCAGGGTTTTTGCTTTCGGCTGTGTCTTACCCGTGATTCTGCCAATGTGATTCCTGTCCTGAAACCACAAAACTACAACCCGCAGACGTACGAAATCTATCGCCGCTACCTCAAAGCTGGCGGTCAACTGTTTTCCCCCTCCGCAAACCGCGAAAATGGAAAAACAGACCTGGGAAGCTGGCACGATCTTTCCGCCAATCTCTACGGCGAAAACTGGCGATATCCTTCAGGAAATTATGCGACGCAGGATAGTATCGTCAGGTATCACCGCGATTTTACCCAGGGACTGATCTGGTTTCTGCAAAACGATCCCGCCGTGGATTCGCTTACGCGCGCCAACTGGGCCGGGTGGGGGTTATCCAAAGATGAGTTTACCGACAACGGCGGCTGGCCACGGCGACTGTATATCCGCAGCGCCCGGCGAATGGTTTCCGATTATGTAATCACCGAACACCATACCCGCAGGGAAAATCCTAAAGTCGCTGACGATGTTGTTGCCATTGCCTGGTGGCCGCCCGATACACATCATGCGCGGCGGATTGTCAAAGACGGGTTTGCCTACAATGAAGGATTTGTTTTCGGCGGAAATGACTGGCGACCCTTTCCTATATCGTGGCGTGCGCTGATTCCCCGCCGGTCGGAATGCACCAATCTCATCACGCCGACTTGCCCATCATCAAGTTATGTGGCCTACGGTGCGATAAGGATTTTGCCCACATTTATGATTTTGGGGCAAAGTGCAGGGAGTGCAGCCGCGATGGTAGCGGATGAAAATATTCCGGTTCAGGAATTGGATTACAGCCTGCTCAGAGAGCGGTTGCTGGATGACGGGCAGATTCTGGTTATTCCGCCAGACTGGCTACGATATGTGATGTCGGAGGGGTGA
- a CDS encoding alpha-L-fucosidase — MKYHILLLTGICALMLFSCKPAQQSAAEPPVQDFTHETPEAFDQRMEWWRDATFGMFIHWGAYSVPAGVYKGEEVPGIGEWIMEKAQIPVSEYEQFVAQFNPVKFDAKEWAAIAKDAGIKYIVITSKHHDGFCLWDSEVSNYDIMDASPFKRDILGELKTACDEAGIKLCFYHSIMDWHHPDAQAPFYPKYNDKNQTNPNFDRYVQTYLKPQLTELVNKYNPPVMWFDGEWITDWTHEDGLETYNYLRSLNPAMIINNRVDKGRQGMQGMNKNDLNYAGDFGTPEQEILEGTAASDWESCMTMNDTWGFKSGDNNWKSAEMLIHNLIEITAKGGNYLLNVGPTSEGLIPAPSVERLAEMGDWLDVNKEAIYATSRLNKFHEGDHTFYTRSKDGAFIYAISTAWPGNTLRLKQVRPEAGSEITMLGYEGTLSWKMEGDEVVITIPTDLQQVNNRLTKYAWTIKIKGVEV, encoded by the coding sequence ATGAAATACCACATCCTGCTTCTGACCGGCATTTGCGCCCTGATGCTTTTTTCCTGCAAACCTGCACAACAGTCTGCCGCCGAACCACCGGTACAAGATTTTACTCACGAAACTCCTGAAGCATTTGACCAGCGGATGGAATGGTGGCGCGATGCAACTTTTGGTATGTTTATCCACTGGGGGGCATATTCTGTACCTGCCGGTGTTTATAAAGGAGAAGAAGTGCCGGGTATCGGTGAATGGATTATGGAAAAAGCCCAGATACCCGTTTCCGAATACGAACAGTTTGTGGCCCAGTTTAACCCCGTAAAGTTTGACGCAAAAGAATGGGCTGCTATCGCTAAAGATGCTGGCATCAAATATATCGTCATCACATCCAAACACCACGATGGATTCTGCCTCTGGGATTCGGAAGTATCCAACTACGATATCATGGATGCCTCCCCTTTCAAAAGAGATATTCTCGGCGAACTCAAAACCGCCTGCGATGAGGCCGGAATCAAACTTTGTTTTTACCATTCGATTATGGACTGGCACCACCCCGATGCACAGGCGCCATTCTACCCCAAATACAACGACAAGAACCAGACGAACCCCAACTTCGATCGCTATGTACAGACCTACCTCAAACCCCAGCTCACCGAACTGGTAAACAAATACAACCCCCCGGTCATGTGGTTTGACGGAGAATGGATTACAGACTGGACCCACGAGGATGGACTGGAAACTTACAACTACCTCCGCAGCCTGAATCCCGCCATGATCATCAACAACCGGGTGGACAAAGGCAGACAAGGGATGCAGGGGATGAACAAAAACGATCTCAACTACGCCGGCGATTTTGGCACACCTGAGCAGGAGATTCTGGAAGGCACCGCTGCTTCAGACTGGGAATCGTGTATGACCATGAATGATACATGGGGCTTCAAATCAGGCGACAACAACTGGAAATCAGCGGAAATGCTGATACACAACCTCATCGAAATTACCGCCAAAGGCGGAAACTACCTGCTGAATGTCGGACCAACTTCCGAAGGATTGATTCCTGCACCGAGTGTCGAGCGACTCGCCGAAATGGGCGACTGGCTGGATGTAAATAAAGAAGCCATCTATGCCACCAGCCGGCTCAACAAATTTCATGAAGGAGATCACACCTTCTACACCCGGAGCAAAGACGGCGCCTTCATTTACGCGATTTCAACAGCCTGGCCCGGCAATACCCTGCGTCTCAAGCAGGTACGTCCCGAAGCCGGTAGCGAAATCACCATGCTTGGATATGAAGGAACCCTTTCATGGAAAATGGAAGGAGACGAAGTAGTCATTACCATCCCCACAGACCTTCAACAGGTAAATAACCGTCTGACAAAATACGCATGGACGATTAAGATTAAGGGGGTGGAGGTTTAG
- a CDS encoding DUF3857 and transglutaminase domain-containing protein has product MIDTITATNWKSFFRAFSYTVLFFCLPQLLPAQLAVSLIPDSLLKDANAVIRQSDEIIMMKSDRKSEITVDRTITIINRNADDLTTIFVPHDKFFTAKEISGEIYDAAGNLVRKLKNNEIEDIVPDDGSSFVNDSRAYVATLKHDRYPYTVHIRYILGQNGLFGFPAWMPQDDENVSVEKARLEIITAEGQDFRYKVVNMPEKPYIVEDKGSTHYLWQVNSLPAIETEPMGPPWREYVPVVYLAPTSFEIQGYKGKNQSWSDFGMFFHTLNAGRDKLPEELEKKVIALTEKLPTKEAKVQAIYRYLQENTRYVGIQLGIGGWQTFDAEYVYNNGYGDCKALSNYAKSMLSAVGINSHAVLIKAGDFTSDILPDFSSSQFNHVILCVPNEQDTIWMDCTMNNHPAGYLGMFTEDRYALVVTPEGGKLTRTPSSPPESNQQQRKASVSLDKKGNAVVKVVVTSTGYQQDNLAQGIVTLSEGEKEKWIRNSISAKSFELTGFKFDGAIASELPTYRYSYDLNAVNWATASGTRFFLAPNQLERYSNLPEKVESRTQPVVSKYPYWDTDTIEYQLPEGFVIESMPEMPLHVESDFGVYEANIDFQPEVGKLIYTRSLLMHKTRKPAESYEPYRDFIRNIIKADKIQVVLSGKS; this is encoded by the coding sequence ATGATTGACACAATAACAGCCACTAACTGGAAATCTTTTTTCCGGGCATTTTCCTATACCGTTTTATTTTTTTGCCTTCCGCAGTTGCTTCCTGCCCAACTGGCGGTTTCGCTGATTCCCGACTCCCTGTTGAAAGACGCCAATGCAGTCATTCGCCAGTCTGACGAGATTATCATGATGAAAAGCGACAGGAAGTCAGAGATTACGGTGGATCGCACCATTACCATCATCAACCGCAATGCAGACGATCTGACTACGATTTTTGTTCCTCATGATAAATTTTTCACCGCCAAAGAGATTTCCGGAGAAATCTACGATGCAGCAGGAAATCTCGTGAGAAAACTAAAAAACAATGAAATCGAAGATATTGTGCCCGACGACGGCAGCAGTTTTGTCAACGATAGCAGGGCATATGTAGCCACTCTGAAACACGACCGATATCCCTATACTGTTCATATCCGCTATATCCTGGGGCAAAACGGACTGTTTGGGTTCCCGGCATGGATGCCACAGGATGATGAGAATGTCTCTGTCGAAAAGGCCCGGCTGGAGATCATCACCGCAGAAGGCCAGGACTTCCGCTATAAAGTGGTAAATATGCCTGAAAAGCCCTATATCGTCGAGGATAAAGGCAGCACGCATTACTTATGGCAGGTAAATAGCCTGCCCGCGATTGAAACCGAACCGATGGGGCCTCCCTGGCGGGAATATGTGCCGGTGGTTTACCTTGCCCCAACTTCTTTTGAGATACAAGGATATAAAGGAAAAAACCAGTCCTGGAGCGATTTTGGCATGTTTTTCCATACGCTAAATGCAGGCAGAGATAAATTGCCCGAAGAACTGGAGAAAAAAGTCATCGCACTTACAGAAAAGCTTCCGACAAAAGAAGCCAAAGTACAGGCCATTTACCGCTACCTTCAGGAGAATACACGTTACGTGGGCATTCAACTGGGTATCGGCGGCTGGCAAACCTTTGATGCAGAATATGTCTATAACAATGGCTACGGCGACTGCAAAGCACTCAGCAATTATGCCAAAAGTATGCTCAGCGCTGTGGGAATTAATTCTCACGCAGTCCTCATCAAAGCGGGAGATTTTACCTCAGATATTTTGCCTGATTTTTCCAGCAGCCAGTTTAACCATGTCATCTTGTGTGTACCCAATGAACAAGATACGATCTGGATGGACTGTACGATGAACAATCACCCGGCGGGCTATCTGGGGATGTTTACCGAAGACCGATATGCACTGGTCGTAACGCCGGAAGGAGGAAAACTCACCCGTACGCCATCCAGCCCGCCTGAGTCAAACCAACAACAAAGAAAGGCTTCGGTTAGCCTTGACAAAAAAGGAAATGCAGTGGTAAAGGTAGTTGTAACTTCTACCGGTTATCAGCAGGATAATCTGGCGCAGGGCATTGTTACACTTTCTGAAGGGGAAAAAGAAAAATGGATCAGAAACAGTATTTCCGCCAAAAGCTTTGAACTGACAGGATTTAAGTTTGATGGCGCAATTGCTTCAGAATTACCCACTTACCGCTATTCGTATGACCTCAATGCGGTCAACTGGGCAACGGCTTCAGGAACCCGATTTTTCCTCGCGCCCAACCAGCTGGAACGATACAGCAACCTTCCTGAAAAAGTTGAAAGCCGCACTCAGCCGGTCGTAAGTAAATATCCATACTGGGATACCGACACGATTGAATACCAGTTGCCGGAAGGATTTGTGATCGAAAGCATGCCGGAAATGCCTCTGCATGTGGAGAGCGATTTTGGCGTTTATGAGGCGAATATTGACTTTCAACCCGAAGTGGGAAAACTTATTTACACGCGAAGCCTGCTGATGCATAAAACCCGCAAACCAGCAGAATCCTATGAACCCTACCGGGACTTCATACGCAATATCATTAAAGCCGATAAAATACAGGTGGTATTGTCGGGAAAATCGTAG